CGTGAGCGGCGTCGCCGCCGCGAGCGTGTAGTAGGCGACGAAGTACGCACAGAAGGCGAGCACGAGCCCGGCGGCGACGAGCCGGCCGCGGGTGAGTGGCCGGCCGATCAGGTGGCCCGCGAGCAGCCCGATCAACACGAGCGCCGCGAGCAGGGTGCTGAACGTGTGCGTGACGGGCAGCGCGAGCAGGATGACGCCCGCGACGGCGAGCCACGCCGGTCGCTCCCCGCGGGCGTACAGGTGGACGGCCAGCGCGAGCAGCGGGATCGTCACCAGCGTGATCGCGTCGTCGTCGGGGACGCCGGTTCGGCGGACGAACACGCCGTCGACGGCGAGCGCGAGCGCCGCGAGCACGGCCGCGCGACCGCGCCGGCGACCCGGCCACCCGAGGCTCGCACCGAGCCGTCGGGCGAACACGGCGCCGAGCAGGACGCCCGACGTCCCGATCAGCGCGTACAACGGCTGCGCGAGCCCCAGCGGCGCCGCGCCCGTCACCAGGCTGCCGGTCGACAGCAGCGCCGTCGAGGCGAGGGCGTCCACCCGCATGCCGACGAGGTCGATGTGCCCGGCCGCGAGCACGTCGTTCGCTCGGTGGGCGTATTTGAACCCGTCGAGCGTCGCGGGAAGCGGGCTCCACCACAGCGGCGCGAGCCTGGCGCCCGCGCCCACGACGACGCACGCGAGGATCGCGAGCGCCCGGCGGTCGGGACCGTCACTCATTGCGGCCCTCCGCCGGCGGTCCGGTCGCCGGCTCGTCGCGGACGAGTCGCGCGGGGGGACGCGCCAGCAGCGAGGCGGTCGCCAGCCCGGCGCCCGCCAGCGTCACCGACAGGCCGGCCAGGGCTGCCGCCGCGAGCAGCGCCGGCGACCCGGTCGCCTGGATCCGGACGCCGAACACCGTCAGGTAGCCCAGAGCGCCCGCGAGCCGGAGGCCGGCGACTCCCACCGGGATCGCGACCAGCGCCGCGAGGACGCCGATCCGGAGGGCGTCGCCGAGGACGATCCGGAACACTCTCGCCGGGGAGGCGCCCGTCGCGCGGTGGATCCCGATCGTCTCCCGACGGCCGTGGACCGCCCGCGAGAACGTCGCCGTCGTGCCGCCGACGGTGAGCCCCGCCGCCAGCGCGAGGACGGTCCCGAACACGAGCCGGAGGTTGCCGAACGCTGTCTCGACGGCCCGGCCGATCCCCGACGTGCCGGCGCGGCCGCCGGTCGCCAGCGCCGCCGCGACCCGCTCGTCGCCGGTGACGCGGAACGACTCGACGGCGACCGTCTCGCCGTCGACCCGGAGTGTCGCCTCGTAGGTCCCGGGCGGCTGTCTGGGGAGACGCACGCCGATCTCGCGGGTCTCTCCGGAGGCGAGCGTGACCGTTCGCTCCGTTCGGCCGTCGGGGCCGGCGACCGCGACGGGCACGTCCTCTATCGGGTCGCCCCACGGGTTCGACAGCGTCGCGGTCACCGTCGCGCGGGTGAGCAGGTCGGGAGACTCGGGGCGGACCGCGAGCGTCGTGGTCGGCCGGCGCGGTGCGTCCGCGGCGACGCGCATCGTAGCCCGGCCCGTGCGGTTGCCGGCGCGGGCGCGGATCGTGAGGTCGCCCGGGTCGCCGGTTGTGATGCGGGCGACCCCGTCGTCGTTCGTCGTCGCCGTCTCGTCGCCGGCGGTCACCGTCGCGTTCGCCACCGGGCCGCCGTCGGCGTCGCGAACCCGGACCGAGAGCGTCGCGTTCGGCGGGCCGCGCTCGGGGAGCGGTCCGATGGTGAGTCCCCCGCTCGTCGCGTCGCCGACGCGGATCGTCCGCGTGATATCGCCTGCGGAGATGTCGATCGTTCCGGGGGAGCCGGTCTCGACGGCGACGGGAACGGTCGCCTCGCCGCCGGGATCGATCGTGACCTCGCGCTCGACCGTCCGGTTCTCCACCGTGATCGGGACGGTCGCGGTCGTTCGCTCCTCGCGGCGGTTCTCGACGACGACGGTCGCCTCGACGGTGCTGTTGGGCGCCGCGCTGTCGGGGGCCCGGATCGCCGTGATACGGGTCGACCGCGCGTCGACGCCGTCCTCCGGGAGCCGTTCGGCGCGGACGAACTGTGCCGTCCCCGGCGGCTTCCCGGCGAGGCCGCGTGCGGCCGGCAACGGCACGATCAGTTGGTCGTCGAGCGGACCGGGGGCGGTGAACACGCCGACGACCTCGACGCGGGCGAGCCCGGGGCGGGTCGGCCCGCCGAGCGTCAGGCGGTCGCCGATCCCCACGTCCATCGTCCGCGCGAGGTCGGCGCCGATCACCGCCTCGTCGGCGGTTGCCGGGCGACGGCCGTCGACGAGCGACGCGTCGGTGACCGAGGCGAACGCACCGTACTCGGCCCCGCGGACCGTGTACGTCCGGCCGTCGTCCACCTCGAACAGCAGCAGCTCGGGGCTGGCGGCGATCCCGCGGTCGCGCAGCGCGGCCGCGTACGTCGTCGGGACGGTGCTCGCGATCGGGTGGACGGCTCCGGGCTCGGTGATCGTCGCCCCCTCGCCCCCGGAGAGCGGGGCGACGATGCCCGCCATCGACCCCACCAGGACGACGAAGGCGACGAACGCCGCGAGCGTCGCGGCGGTGGGCACGGCCGTCCGCACGTCGAGCACCGTGGGCCTGGCGACCGATCGGAGCCATGCTAGGCGGGAGGTGCCGATCGTGTGGGGTCGGGCGTCACGGCCATCTTTCAGGGGCGAGCCGCGCACCGCCGGGACGGCCGCGAGCACGCCGCTGACCCCGCCGAGGGCGACGACGGCCGCGAGGATCGGTACGATGACCCGTGCGGCCGCGGGCGTCAGCGTCGGCGACAGCGAGGTCGGCAGGCCGGCGAACACCGCGACGCTGACGGCGGCGTTGACGCCGATGACGCCGGCGGCGTAGCCGAGGGCGGCGCCCGCGGCCGACAGCAGCGTCGCGCGCACGCCGAAGAGCGCGAGGACCGTCGCCGGCCGGGCCCCGGTGGCGCGGACCACGCGGATCGTCGCCCGGCGGTCGCGGACGGTCATCCGCGTGACGCTGTGAACGACCACGCCGATCAGGACCGCGCCGCCGGCGACGACGACGCCGAGGGCGGTCAGCGCCTCGCGCGTCCCGAGCACGAAGAAGGCCAGCGCGGTTCGCAGGGGGACGCCCGATAGCGGGATCTCCCCCGAGTTGACGGGCCGGACCACGAACGCGCCGCTCGTGCCCAGCTGGTCGACCGTCGAGGCGTTCGCCACGTACCAGCCATCGGGGACGGGCGTTCCGCCCCCGCGGGGGGCGACTCGGACGGTGGTCGAGCCGCCGGGACCCCGGAGGGTTCGGGTCGCCGGGGCGTCGAGCGTGCCGAGCGTCGTTCCGCTGCCGTCGTGGAGGTCCGGGGCCGCCGTGGAAGTGTCGGGTCTCGCGAGGACGTAACGGTCGGAGCCGTTTGGGGTGTTGGCGAGGGCGAAGGGGATCACCGTCGCGTTCGCCGGCGCCGCCGCGGCGGCCGCCTCGACGCTGGCGTGGGTCGTGACGGCGCCGTCGCTGTCGTAGCCGGCGGCGATCGCGGTCGTCTGGTCGCCGGCCACGACGACGAGTAGGGCCGTCCCGCACAGGAACGCGACCCCGACCGCGACGACGAGGATCGCCAGCCGGTCGCGACGGGACCAGCGACCGATGAGGAGGCGACGGTAGGACATCGACGGGAGTGGGTGTGGTCGCACGCGACCCGGCGTGCGGTGTATGGGATGGAAGCCGGCGGTAATACGCAAAAAGCTTCACACTTCTCTCGGGTCGACTGTGGTGGTCAGCGGGTGCCGGGAGTTGGGTGGAGGCGGCGAAGGTGTGGTGAACGCGGCCGGCAACTCGTGGTGAATCGGGACGGTCGGGTCATGTTTGGTTTCCGGCCGAATCGTCCGGGCTACGGGGAGAGGATACAGGTCATTATCGCAGTAATGATTATCTAGAGTAGGACGTTTCACGATTGACGCAAGCAACCTGCTGAGCTCTACAATTTGTTCGAGTCGTCAACTTACCCGTTCTATCGCATGGGTACGACGTGGTGATCTGAACTGCAGAGGAAGAATCGCTTGAGTATTGAGAGTACGGCCACTAGTATTGGTCTCTCGACCAACAGACCTATTGCATTGGTTTGTGTACCAATAGGCGAGGATGGCCTCACGGACCGACGACGACCTCGATGGCGTGAGTGAGGGGAGGAAGTACCCGGATGCGACGGTCGTCCGCGTGTTCTGCATGCGGACCGACCGTGACGCGTACCCGTCCGGATGAGCCTACAAGCTCCACTACGGCGCGACCGAGCCGGACCCGCCCCGCACGCTTGACGATGGGACGATCCGTCGGTACGACAACTCACACGAGGACACTAAAGGGCACGAACTGCACGTCGCACCGGACCCCAACCCAGACAGTATTACGTTCCCCGGGATGGTCGAACTCTGGGAACAGTTCTGGAGCGAGATCCCGAAATCCGAGTTCGAGGTCGCGTGAGGCCATCACACCACGGTGATACCCATGAACGATACCACGCCGCCGCTGCACCCGATGGAGCGCGAACAGCTTCGGGCCGAATCAACCCTCGTCGTGACCGTGAAGTCCTCCCGTGAGTTCCACGACGATGTCGCCGACGGAATCGAGGCGCTCGAACTGGGCGACGCGGCCGATTCCACGCCGACGCTCTCGTTCACCAGCTACGACGACCTCATCGGGACGCTGACGCCGCGCGTCCTCGATCTCATCGAAGCCATCCGTCGGGACGAGCCAGCTAGTATCAACGAGACAGCCAGAGTTGTCGATCGGGACGTGAAGAACGTCCACGAGGAACTCAGCCGGCTCGCCCAGTTGGGCATCATCTTCTTCGAGGAAGACGGCCAGAGTAAGCGACCGGTCGTCTGGTTCGACGAACTCGTCATCACCCTCCCGTTCGATCCGGAGGCTGGCGACACGGCCGCCGCTGCGCCGTGAACACATCCATTTCAAGCGATCCTGTCGCTCTGTTGGCGTTCCCCATTCCCTGTGAAGCGGTGGAATCCCGGGTTGAGAACGTCTTCTCAGAATACTCGCTGAGTTTCTGGAGGATATCGGTCGTGGCGTGGTGTGTGAACGCCTCATGGTCACCGACCGGGATGGGGATATGGACGTGGGTCCGCTCATATTCCACGATAATCGAACTGGAATGCTGTTCATGAACAGGGAACCGGTTCAGCTTGACTGAAGATCTGGAAAGACCGAGAGAACCCGTCTGTGTATCGGATACCCGAATATCAGTCGTCGTCAGCGGTGTACGCACCGCCACGTCGGTTGATCCGAGCGACAGCGAGTCGAGGTCGGATTGCGCCTTCGAGGCGAGTACCCATGTCCACCCGTCGTCACTCATCGGCGGTTCCGAACCGTTCGCGGGCTTCCGCCGCACTCATGGTTTGGTCTTCACTGATATCCTCCTCAGCGGCGAGTAGGGCGATGAGCTCGTCACGGTCGAACGTCGGGAATTCGACTGCATCCCGGAGCGTATAGCGAATGAACTCGCTGCGGCTGTTGAACCCTCGACCCTGCCACGTGGCGTCGATCTCTTCGAGGAACGACTCGGTGGCTTTGAAATTCACCGTGACGATATCGTCACCACCCTCACCGTTCGTGCTTGCTTTGGACATACCAGCATATTACGCTCGTCTTACGATAATCGTTTCGCCGACGGCTCACGCTCGAACTCGCAGTGAAACGATACCGACTGGTCACTGCCGGCACTGGCATTCGTGTGAGAGCCGTGCGAAGTTCTTGACGTAATCGTGAATAGTCACTGCGAGGTCAAACATCGCATCGGCCTGCTGGGCGCCAGCGACCGTATCGCGGTAGTACGCCGCAGCGCGGTTGTCCCGGTACAGTTGCTTCAATCGTCGGGCGGTTTCCATCTTGACGAGTTGGAGGTCGGCGCCACGGTCGTACGCGCGGTCGTGGCCCTCTCGGAAGTCATCGATGGTATCGTTCGACGCCGTGAGTGCATAGAATTCGAGGGTGCGCTCGATCGCCGCAAAGGACATCTCGATCACACTGGTGTGGTAGCCATCGGTTTCGCGGAGCAGGTGGCACGCTTCGAGCAGGCGACAAGCTTTCCGTAACTGGATCACGTCACTCTCGTGAGTTTCCGGGTCGAGTCCCTCTTCGTAGTCCAGCCGTCCCAGTTGGCCGCTGAAGGCGTCTTCGGCACGGGCGACGGCCTCGGCCAGGGCGACTGGCTCGTCAGGCATCGCTCATCACCTTTCGCTTGAGATCACGAAGTTCGTCACTGTCGACGAGAGTGATCGCGTCGGCGAACAACTCTTCGAGGCGATCGCCGTGGCCGCGTGCCGATTCAGGTGTCTCGACGAGAATCTGGAACTCGTACCGGTCGCCGTCGAACCGTTGCCCCCCGAGGTCTTTCGCGAGTTCGTTGGCTCGGTGCTGGTCGGTTCGGTCGTCGGTGAGCACCCAGAGGTCGATGTCACTCTGGCGGTCAGCCCGACCTCGGGCGACGCTGCCAAACACGAGGGCGCCCTGAAGTTCGCCTAGCTCGTCACGGATTCGGTCGAGTGCCGCTCGGATGGGTCGATGGAACTCCGGCTGGGGGATGCGCAGGACAGGATCGTCGGACTTCCGTACCCGGGTTCGATTGATGCCGACGAGACGACGGTTTCCTTCCGTCGAGACGGTGACGATGCCGTTGGTTTCGAGGACATCGACGGCCCGCTTCACCGACTGGGCCGCGTTCTCGGTGAGCCGCCCCAGCTGCCGAATCGTGAACTGCTCGTAGGGATTGTCAATCAGGAGTCGTAGAAGATCGTCAGTAGCCGTGTGACGGAACAGATCGGGATCCGGAGCCGGGATCGGTACCTCGACCCTGGCTTGTTCTTGGTCGGAGGTCTCGGTTTCTTGTCTCGTCATGCGTTACATGTCTCGTCTTAGGAGACATTAGGTTTTGGTAGTAGGTCCGAGCTTGCAGCCACCGACGCGTCCGTGGGTGGTATCTCACAGTGTCACCCGCCGAGCCGGTCGCGTACGCGATCCTGACGGTGGTCCTCGAATACATAGCTGACGGCTGGCCGTCGTCGCGGTCGGCGAGGGGAGATCCAGTAGATCGTGGGGAAGTCCGGGGGTGGGTGATGGTGGACGGCGACGAAGTTGGTCGGTAGCGGAGCCACGGATCATCGTTCCAGGGGCCGGAGACACGCCCGTCGCTGGGCCGTGAACACGGCCCGTTTCAAGGGAACTTCGATCAATGGCGGTCGGACTGAACCCCCAGAAACGCAGAGCTTGTCGTCTGAGGCTAACGACTAAACCATGTCAACGCGATCGACAACGGACGATGGCGACTGCCGACGAACAGATCCGCGTCAGCGATTCGGTGAAGCGAGAACTCGACCGCCGCCGCCGGGAGGGGGAAAGCTACAACGATGTCCTGCAGCGGTTGCTCGAGGACGACCGCGACCTCCTCGCCGGATTCGGTCGGTGGTCGGACGACCACGCCGATCGGGTCCGAGCGGCTCGCAAGCAGTCTCGGTGAACCGTCTCTGGCGTCTGCTCAGCAGCCAGAACGCGGAGCGTTCCGGCAGCACCACTGTATCGAGTTCAATTAGCATCTGAATTTTGGGGACGGGCAGGAGAGCGTCTTCGTTCGGGGATCGAGGTGGAGTGAGTGTGTCGAGGGGGCGCTTGAGTGTCAGTTGTCGTAGTCGATGCCCGCACGTCGGTCCACAGCACGGCGACCATCGAACGTCGCTGTCGGGGTGACTGTCCACTCCCCAATGGGCCGAGCCCGCGATCGGATCGCCGTGTCGAGTCCCGCCGTCATAGTCGGATTTATGGGGGATACTGTTTGACAGAGAACATGACCTTCGACGCCGCGGAGATCCGCGCGGACTTCCCCGTGCTCGACCGGCGCGTGAACGGCCACCCGCTCACGTACCTCGACAACGCCGCCACCACGCACACGCCGCGCCAGGTGTACGACGTCTTCGAGGAGTTCTACGCGGGCTACAACGCGAACATCCACCGGGGGATCCACGAACTCAGCCACGAGGCCTCGATCGCCTACGAGGAGGCCCACGACCGCGTCGCCGAGTTCCTCGGCGCCGAGTGCCGCGAGGAGATCGTCTTCACGAAGAACACCACCGAGAGCATCAACCTCGTCGCGTACGGGCTCAGCCGGGACCTCGACGCCGGCGACGAGATCGTGACGACGGAGATGGACCATCACGCCTCGCTGGTCACCTGGCAGCAGATCGCCAAGCGCACGGGCGCGACCGTCCGCCACATCCCCGTCACGGCCGACGGCCACCTCGACATGGACGCCGCCCGCGAGCTCGTCACCGACGACACCGCCGTCCTGTGTGCGCCCCACGTCTCGAACGTGCTGGGCACGATCAACCCCATCGCCGGCCTCGTGGACCTCGCGCACGACCACGACGCGTACGCGGTCGTCGACGGCGCCCAGTCGGCGCCGACGCGGCCCGTCGACGTGGGGGCGATGGACGCGGACTTCTTCGCGTTCTCGGGCCACAAGCTCGCCGGCCCCACCGGCATCGGCGGGCTGTACGGGAAGCGGGCGATCCTCGAGGAGCTCGACCCGTTCCTCTTCGGCGGGGAGATGATCCGCAACGTCACGCTCACCGATTCGACGTGGAACGAGCTCCCCTGGAAGTTCGAGGCCGGCACCCCGCCCATCGCGGAGGGCATCGCGCTCGGCGCCGCCGTCGACTACCTCTCGGAGTTGGGGATGGAGAACGTCCGCGCCCACGAGAACGACCTCGCGCAGTACCTCCTGCGGGAACTCGCCGACCCGGAGTTCGTCCGGACGTACGGGCCCGCTGTCGGGGAGGAGCGGACCGGCCTCGTCTCGTTCAACGTCGAGGGGGTCCACGGCCACGACCTCTCCAGCCTGCTGAACGACAACGGCATCGCCATCCGCGCCGGCGACCACTGCACCCAGCCGCTCCACGATCGGTTGGAGATCCCCGGCTCCGCTCGGGCATCGTTCTACGTGTACAACACCCGGGCGGACATCGACCGGCTTCTGGACGTGGTGGATTCCGCACGCGAGAATCTGGACGGGTACCTCGCCTCCGACCGCTACCACGACCTCATCAGCGAGCATTACCACGAGCCGCGGAACCAGGGTGGGCTCGTGGATCCGACGTTCGTGAAGTCCTCCGAGGAAACCACCTGTGGCGACGACGGCGAGTTCCACGTGACGATCTCCGAGGGTCGCATCGAGGAGATCGCCTTCGAGAGCCGGAGCTGTGCAGTGAGTCGCGCCGTCGCCAGTCTGCTTTCGGAGAAGCTTGAAGGGATGGCGGTCGAAGAGGTCGCCGAGCTCGATGGGTACGTGGTCAGTGCGTTGGAGGGGCAGTACCCTGACCTTCGTCGGGAGTGTGTCGAGGGGCCCGAGGACGTGATTCGGGAAGCCGCTCGTGAGTACGTGGTTTCCGGGTAGGTGAGTGGTGGGGATATTGTGACCGCGAAGCAGCCGGTGTCTGCGGTCGTCGACCGGGAGTGAGAGGGTGTGGTGGATACGCCTCAGGCGCGGTCCACCTGGGTTCGCGTCCAGTAGCGCCGCACCCGCAGCCCCACGAACACGACGATCGCGATAGCGATCAGCTCCAACTGAGGATGGGTGCCCATGTCTCGATAGATCCGGAACAGTCGTATCCACGGGGCGATGTCGTCGCCGGACGACACCGGCATCGGAAACAACGGGTACATGAGGAACCGCGCGGACCACAGGTCGCCCGCGAGCAGGGACCGGTACGTGTCGCCGAGGAGGTGACTCAGGTAGCCGACCGCGAACGCGACGGGCGTGACGACTCGAATACGCTCGGGGAGGGATCCGTCGCTCCAGCGACCGTGGAGCCGCCGGGCGAGCCACCACACCGCGAGTGAGACGATGAGGAAGGTGAACAGCGAGTGGGCCAACGAGCGGCCGTACCTGAGGACCTCGACGTACGCGAGGGGCTTGTCGACGAGGTCGGGAAACTGGCTGCCGATCGCCAGCGGGACGAGCGCGGCCCGTGCGGGCAGGCGATGGGTCCCGACGGCCGCATAGCCCGCATACCAGAGGTACGCGAACGCGAGGTGTCCCAGCGGTAACACGGTGTCAGGGTAGTGAGTGGTGGGGATAAGGGTGGGTGATCGCGAAGAGGAGGACCAGAGCTACTCACTGGGCGCCCGTTCGCGCCAGGCCTCCGTGTCCTCTGTGCCGAGTCGGTCGTTGAACAGGGCAGTCGCTCGCTCGGAGCCACTGTATCCGTCGAGGCGGTCCGTGTCGTCGGTAATCGCCCAGTATGTCGCCTTGTGTTCAACGAGGCCGCGGTCCTTCAGTCGTGAGAGTGCGGTGCTGACCGCGCCCTCGTCAATCCCGATCTGGGAGGCGATCTCGCGCGCCTTGAACGCCCGATCTCCGTTCGCGGAAAGGAATCCGAGTACCTGGTCAGGGACCGACAG
This genomic stretch from Halobaculum roseum harbors:
- a CDS encoding FtsX-like permease family protein — its product is MRPHPLPSMSYRRLLIGRWSRRDRLAILVVAVGVAFLCGTALLVVVAGDQTTAIAAGYDSDGAVTTHASVEAAAAAAPANATVIPFALANTPNGSDRYVLARPDTSTAAPDLHDGSGTTLGTLDAPATRTLRGPGGSTTVRVAPRGGGTPVPDGWYVANASTVDQLGTSGAFVVRPVNSGEIPLSGVPLRTALAFFVLGTREALTALGVVVAGGAVLIGVVVHSVTRMTVRDRRATIRVVRATGARPATVLALFGVRATLLSAAGAALGYAAGVIGVNAAVSVAVFAGLPTSLSPTLTPAAARVIVPILAAVVALGGVSGVLAAVPAVRGSPLKDGRDARPHTIGTSRLAWLRSVARPTVLDVRTAVPTAATLAAFVAFVVLVGSMAGIVAPLSGGEGATITEPGAVHPIASTVPTTYAAALRDRGIAASPELLLFEVDDGRTYTVRGAEYGAFASVTDASLVDGRRPATADEAVIGADLARTMDVGIGDRLTLGGPTRPGLARVEVVGVFTAPGPLDDQLIVPLPAARGLAGKPPGTAQFVRAERLPEDGVDARSTRITAIRAPDSAAPNSTVEATVVVENRREERTTATVPITVENRTVEREVTIDPGGEATVPVAVETGSPGTIDISAGDITRTIRVGDATSGGLTIGPLPERGPPNATLSVRVRDADGGPVANATVTAGDETATTNDDGVARITTGDPGDLTIRARAGNRTGRATMRVAADAPRRPTTTLAVRPESPDLLTRATVTATLSNPWGDPIEDVPVAVAGPDGRTERTVTLASGETREIGVRLPRQPPGTYEATLRVDGETVAVESFRVTGDERVAAALATGGRAGTSGIGRAVETAFGNLRLVFGTVLALAAGLTVGGTTATFSRAVHGRRETIGIHRATGASPARVFRIVLGDALRIGVLAALVAIPVGVAGLRLAGALGYLTVFGVRIQATGSPALLAAAALAGLSVTLAGAGLATASLLARPPARLVRDEPATGPPAEGRNE
- a CDS encoding ribbon-helix-helix domain-containing protein, with product MSKASTNGEGGDDIVTVNFKATESFLEEIDATWQGRGFNSRSEFIRYTLRDAVEFPTFDRDELIALLAAEEDISEDQTMSAAEARERFGTADE
- a CDS encoding DNA-binding protein — encoded protein: MPDEPVALAEAVARAEDAFSGQLGRLDYEEGLDPETHESDVIQLRKACRLLEACHLLRETDGYHTSVIEMSFAAIERTLEFYALTASNDTIDDFREGHDRAYDRGADLQLVKMETARRLKQLYRDNRAAAYYRDTVAGAQQADAMFDLAVTIHDYVKNFARLSHECQCRQ
- a CDS encoding nucleotidyltransferase domain-containing protein, whose amino-acid sequence is MTRQETETSDQEQARVEVPIPAPDPDLFRHTATDDLLRLLIDNPYEQFTIRQLGRLTENAAQSVKRAVDVLETNGIVTVSTEGNRRLVGINRTRVRKSDDPVLRIPQPEFHRPIRAALDRIRDELGELQGALVFGSVARGRADRQSDIDLWVLTDDRTDQHRANELAKDLGGQRFDGDRYEFQILVETPESARGHGDRLEELFADAITLVDSDELRDLKRKVMSDA
- a CDS encoding antitoxin VapB family protein is translated as MATADEQIRVSDSVKRELDRRRREGESYNDVLQRLLEDDRDLLAGFGRWSDDHADRVRAARKQSR
- a CDS encoding SufS family cysteine desulfurase, whose product is MTFDAAEIRADFPVLDRRVNGHPLTYLDNAATTHTPRQVYDVFEEFYAGYNANIHRGIHELSHEASIAYEEAHDRVAEFLGAECREEIVFTKNTTESINLVAYGLSRDLDAGDEIVTTEMDHHASLVTWQQIAKRTGATVRHIPVTADGHLDMDAARELVTDDTAVLCAPHVSNVLGTINPIAGLVDLAHDHDAYAVVDGAQSAPTRPVDVGAMDADFFAFSGHKLAGPTGIGGLYGKRAILEELDPFLFGGEMIRNVTLTDSTWNELPWKFEAGTPPIAEGIALGAAVDYLSELGMENVRAHENDLAQYLLRELADPEFVRTYGPAVGEERTGLVSFNVEGVHGHDLSSLLNDNGIAIRAGDHCTQPLHDRLEIPGSARASFYVYNTRADIDRLLDVVDSARENLDGYLASDRYHDLISEHYHEPRNQGGLVDPTFVKSSEETTCGDDGEFHVTISEGRIEEIAFESRSCAVSRAVASLLSEKLEGMAVEEVAELDGYVVSALEGQYPDLRRECVEGPEDVIREAAREYVVSG
- a CDS encoding metal-dependent hydrolase — protein: MLPLGHLAFAYLWYAGYAAVGTHRLPARAALVPLAIGSQFPDLVDKPLAYVEVLRYGRSLAHSLFTFLIVSLAVWWLARRLHGRWSDGSLPERIRVVTPVAFAVGYLSHLLGDTYRSLLAGDLWSARFLMYPLFPMPVSSGDDIAPWIRLFRIYRDMGTHPQLELIAIAIVVFVGLRVRRYWTRTQVDRA
- a CDS encoding MarR family transcriptional regulator; protein product: MSIDRDTFENTSEEELEDLSVPDQVLGFLSANGDRAFKAREIASQIGIDEGAVSTALSRLKDRGLVEHKATYWAITDDTDRLDGYSGSERATALFNDRLGTEDTEAWRERAPSE